A section of the Tachysurus fulvidraco isolate hzauxx_2018 chromosome 7, HZAU_PFXX_2.0, whole genome shotgun sequence genome encodes:
- the LOC113641441 gene encoding uncharacterized protein LOC113641441 — MMSAEALRWVLLLLCLSLSHQTGSFSVKVRSQVSGLLGSSVDLYCGLENNMDARPLEVRWYRPNLLNTPVLLYKNTQLQTGTVDVQYQGRVFLKGELEKGDVSLKLENLTLADSGDYVCHVSSGNWYDKATVSLRVRVVGSIPVISVNEAGGGQMNVSCKSHGWLPEPSIIWTYKDGRDLKPLSKDMFTTNSEGCVDVSSWLIVSPSESEWIFCSAGFSDCLSLERKDSRMKLYVPTGSLNGYFIAIPILLLLLLLCAAGIAVYCVRRKKGVNKRRNRKPNNCLSFFKKNKAEDPGGNPSETEPLTIRVDKPDKDEATSGVLQAVVVDPNSVPRAETPPAPTADLNQQKSSEPQNPEAAARPEAITSNTTPSATTSNTTPFATTSNTTPAATTTTKTTPAATTSNTTPSAITSNTTSAATTSNTTPSAITSNTTSAATTLNATLAATTTNTTPDATTSNTTDAATNTTPADTISNTTPASTTLAPEPAAIISIPTTSVSISEPMHTPTTTNTTPAATISESTPVPIIFTGYFKIPPIKNSEKGIIKNKGRRRKNTANKSENSSDKAEGTETKSSGKRKTEEPAVGPETTKRIYQQQHSEGESDDVMVCEDVGSTSVPEEKDMG, encoded by the exons ATGATGTCGG CTGAAGCACTGAGATGGGTTTTACTCTTACTTTGTTTATCTCTCAGCCATCAGACTG GATCATTTTCAGTGAAGGTTCGTTCTCAGGTCTCAGGGCTGCTCGGTTCCTCTGTGGATCTTTACTGTGGTCTTGAAAACAACATGGATGCTCGACCCCTGGAAGTCCGCTGGTACCGTCCCAACCTGCTAAACACCCCGGTTCTGCTCTACAAGAACACACAGCTCCAGACGGGAACTGTAGATGTTCAGTACCAGGGCAGAGTGTTCCTCAAAGGAGAACTGGAGAAAGGAGACGTCTCtctgaaactggagaacctgacGCTAGCAGACAGCGGAGATTATGTGTGCCATGTGAGCAGTGGTAACTGGTATGACAAGGCTACGGTGTCCCTCAGAGTGAGAG tggtgGGATCTATTCCTGTTATCTCCGTAAATGAAGCAGGTGGAGGCCAAATGAACGTTAGCTGTAAATCACATGGATGGTTACCAGAGCCGTCAATCATCTGGACATATAAAGATGGGAGAGATCTGAAACCTCTCAGCAAAGACATGTTCACTACCA ACTCTGAAGGCTGTGTAGATGTGAGCTCATGGCTAATTGTGTCTCCCTCTGAGTCTGAGTGGATCTTCTGCTCTGCGGGTTTCTCTGATTGTTTGTCTCTGGAGAGAAAAGACAGCAGAATGAAGTTATATGTCCCCACAG ggtccTTGAATGGATACTTCATTGCGATTCccattctgctgctgctgctgctgctgtgtgctGCAGGAATTGCAGTGTATTGCGTGCGACGTAAAAAAGGTGTCAACAAAAGAAGGAACAGAAAACCCAACAATT GTCTGAGTTTCTTCAAGAAGAACAAGGCAGAAGATCCAGGAG GGAATCCATCAGAAACTGAACCTCTCACAATCCGTGTGGACAAGCCGGATAAGGACGAAGCTACATCTGGTGTTCTACAAGCTGTGGTTGTAG atcCAAATTCTGTGCCAAGGGCAGAAACACCACCAGCTCCAACTGCAG ATCTCAATCAGCAGAAATCATCTGAGCCTCAGAATCCTGAAGCAG CTGCCAGACCTGAAGCCATCACCTCCAACACCACACCTTCTGCCACCACCTCCAACACCACACCTTTTGCCACCACCTCCAACACCACACCtgctgccaccaccaccacaaaaaCCACACCTGCTGCCACCACCTCCAATACCACACCTTCTGCCATCACCTCAAACACTACATCTGCTGCCACCACCTCCAATACCACACCTTCTGCCATCACCTCAAACACTACATCTGCTGCCACCACCTTGAATGCCACACTTGCTgccaccaccacaaacaccacacctgATGCCACCACTTCAAACACTACAGATGCtgccacaaacaccacacctgCTGACACTATCTCAAACACTACACCTGCTTCCACCACCTTAGCTCCAGAACCAGCTGCCATCATCTCAATTCCCACAACTTCTGTCAGCATCTCAGAGCCCATGCACACTCCCACCACCACAAATACCACACCTGCTGCCACCATATCAGAGTCCACACCTGTCCCCATAATATTTACAGGATATTTCAAAATACCTCCTATCAAAAATTCTGAAAAaggaataattaaaaacaaaggaagaaggagaaaaaacaccgcaaataaatcagaaaactCATCTGACAAAGCTGaaggaacagaaacaaaaagttCAGGAAAGAGGAAAACAGAAGAACCTGCTGTAGGTCCAGAGACCACAAAACGTATCTATCAGCAACAACACAGTGAAG GGGAGAGCGATGATGTAatggtgtgtgaggatgtgggTTCCACGTCTGTCCCAGAGGAGAAGGATATGGGTTAG